DNA from Asanoa sp. WMMD1127:
GCACGATCCGGGACGCCCATCTCATCCTGGTGATGGAGAAGGGCCGGATCGTCGAGCAGGGCACGCACGAGGAGCTGCTGGCGGCGAACGGCGCGTACCGGCGGCTGCACGACGCGCAGTTCACGCAGGCGGCCGTCGACCTCGACGAGGGTCCCGCGGCCGGGGGAATCGCGCTCGCGGGGGCGCCGGGGCAACGTTAGTGTCCTTCGCATGATTCACGTGGAACGGGCGACGGCGGCCGACCGCCAGCAGGTGGTCGAGACCGTCGTCGCCGCGTTCGACCAGGATCCGGCGTTCCGGTTCTTCTTCCGCGACCCGGTCACCCGCGACGCGGAGGCGGCCGAGTTCGCCGGGCACCTGTTCGACCAGCGGGTGGCGCCGGGCACGACCTGGGTCATCGAGGGCGGCCGGTCGCTGGCCATGTGGGACGCGCCTCGCGGGTGGTCGTCGTCTGAAGGCGAGCCGAAGCTGGCTGTCTCCGACGAGGCGCTCGCCCGGCTCGACGACTACCACCGCGCGGTGCAGGGTTTCTTTCCGCGCCGCCAGCCCTTCTGGTACCTCGGGGTGCTCGCGACCCA
Protein-coding regions in this window:
- a CDS encoding GNAT family N-acetyltransferase, with protein sequence MIHVERATAADRQQVVETVVAAFDQDPAFRFFFRDPVTRDAEAAEFAGHLFDQRVAPGTTWVIEGGRSLAMWDAPRGWSSSEGEPKLAVSDEALARLDDYHRAVQGFFPRRQPFWYLGVLATHPSHAGRRLGREVMKPGLAAAAAAGLPAYLETTNPHNVGVYERAGWRVSGSTHLDDLPIWVLTQ